A genome region from Pseudoalteromonas tetraodonis includes the following:
- the ispE gene encoding 4-(cytidine 5'-diphospho)-2-C-methyl-D-erythritol kinase → MYTHSEFSLIAPAKLNLFLHINGRRDDGYHELETLFTFLNYGDELHFKLSTDTLISISGDTNGIALTDNLIYKAALLLQTHCKVDMGAKINLTKRLPMGGGVGGGSSDAASTLLALNTLWNTALSLDELADLGLKLGADVPVFIKGKSAIAHGIGEQLEYLELPPKWYCVVFPNQHVSTAQIFTHPDLKRDTPKLSGDWQQQILTNDCEPLVKKLCPEVEKTLQWLLKYAPSKMTGTGSCCFVEFASQVQAQDVLANLPHTWQGFIASSVSTSPAHTELAAIIDK, encoded by the coding sequence ATGTATACTCACTCTGAATTTTCGCTGATTGCCCCAGCCAAGCTTAATTTATTTTTACACATTAATGGCCGCCGTGATGATGGCTACCATGAATTAGAAACTTTATTTACGTTTTTAAATTATGGTGACGAGCTCCATTTTAAACTAAGCACGGATACTCTTATAAGTATTAGCGGCGACACCAATGGCATTGCGCTAACCGACAATTTGATTTACAAAGCGGCGTTATTATTACAAACCCACTGTAAAGTGGATATGGGTGCAAAAATAAATTTAACTAAACGCTTACCCATGGGGGGAGGTGTTGGAGGCGGTTCATCCGATGCTGCATCAACGCTTTTAGCTCTTAATACGCTTTGGAATACAGCCCTATCTTTAGATGAACTGGCTGATTTAGGCCTGAAACTCGGTGCTGATGTGCCTGTGTTCATTAAAGGTAAAAGTGCCATAGCACATGGCATTGGCGAGCAATTAGAGTACCTAGAACTGCCGCCGAAGTGGTATTGTGTTGTCTTCCCAAATCAACATGTCAGCACAGCACAAATATTTACTCACCCAGATTTAAAACGTGATACACCAAAACTTTCTGGCGACTGGCAACAGCAAATTTTAACCAACGATTGTGAGCCTTTAGTGAAAAAGCTGTGCCCCGAGGTTGAAAAAACCCTGCAGTGGTTGCTAAAATACGCCCCATCAAAGATGACCGGAACAGGTTCATGTTGTTTTGTTGAATTTGCTAGCCAAGTTCAAGCACAAGATGTACTTGCTAACCTCCCCCATACTTGGCAGGGTTTTATCGCATCCAGCGTTAGTACCTCTCCTGCTCATACGGAGTTAGCCGCCATCATTGATAAATGA
- the hemA gene encoding glutamyl-tRNA reductase: MTIIALGINHKTASVELREKVAFSPEQISEALQQLSGHADFNEAVIVSTCNRTEVYCSLAQQNSQTLLQWLASFHGLDEHELSKNIYCHEDSAAINHLMRVACGLDSLVLGEPQILGQIKQAYNSAKTHDAVGVTFDRLFQKTFSVAKEVRTETNIGASAVSVAFAAVNLAKHIYGKLDKTKVLLIGAGETIELVAKHLYQNEPQKITVANRTIERARSLADEVSADVIALAQLPERLHQADIVISSTASTLPIIGKGVVEQALKQRRYKPMLFIDIAVPRDIESQVGELDDAYLYSVDDLQAIVSENMAAREQAAEQAQIIISERTKEFFMWLRSLDSVDLIRHYRNDVQTTKAELVDRALSQLNTGKDAEKVILELANKLTNRLMHAPTRAIQDAAKKGEVAQLNQLKKMLGIDQE, encoded by the coding sequence ATGACCATAATAGCACTTGGTATTAATCACAAAACCGCATCCGTAGAATTACGAGAAAAAGTGGCCTTTTCGCCTGAGCAAATTTCAGAGGCGCTACAACAATTAAGTGGCCATGCCGACTTTAATGAAGCGGTTATTGTCTCTACCTGTAATCGCACTGAGGTGTATTGTAGCCTTGCACAGCAAAATTCCCAAACATTGTTGCAATGGTTGGCCAGTTTCCATGGTTTAGATGAACATGAACTGAGTAAAAATATCTACTGTCATGAAGACAGCGCTGCAATAAATCATTTGATGCGTGTAGCCTGTGGGCTTGACTCGCTGGTGTTAGGCGAACCACAAATTTTAGGGCAAATAAAACAAGCCTATAATAGTGCCAAAACCCATGATGCGGTGGGCGTTACGTTTGACCGTTTGTTTCAAAAAACGTTTTCGGTGGCAAAAGAAGTCCGTACCGAAACCAACATTGGTGCCAGTGCAGTATCTGTCGCCTTTGCGGCAGTTAATTTAGCAAAGCATATTTATGGAAAGCTGGATAAAACCAAGGTGTTACTCATTGGTGCCGGTGAAACCATAGAGCTGGTAGCAAAACATTTATACCAAAATGAGCCGCAAAAAATTACAGTTGCCAACAGAACAATAGAAAGAGCGCGCAGTTTAGCCGATGAAGTATCAGCCGATGTTATTGCGTTGGCACAATTGCCTGAACGTTTGCATCAAGCTGATATTGTGATTAGCTCCACCGCCAGCACTTTACCTATTATTGGTAAAGGTGTAGTTGAGCAAGCACTGAAACAACGCCGCTATAAGCCGATGCTGTTTATTGATATAGCTGTACCACGCGATATTGAAAGCCAAGTCGGTGAACTCGACGACGCCTACTTGTACTCGGTCGATGACTTACAAGCCATTGTTAGTGAAAACATGGCTGCTCGTGAGCAAGCGGCAGAGCAAGCACAAATTATTATTAGTGAGCGCACCAAAGAGTTTTTTATGTGGTTGCGCTCGCTTGATTCAGTGGATTTAATTCGCCACTACCGTAATGATGTACAAACAACAAAAGCAGAACTTGTAGATAGGGCGCTTAGTCAGCTAAATACAGGTAAAGACGCAGAAAAAGTAATTTTAGAGCTGGCCAATAAATTAACCAATCGCTTAATGCACGCGCCTACCCGTGCCATCCAAGATGCAGCGAAAAAAGGTGAAGTGGCTCAGTTAAACCAATTGAAAAAAATGTTAGGTATAGATCAGGAATAA
- the prfA gene encoding peptide chain release factor 1 — translation MKESVYRKLETLVERYEEVQALLSDPSVISDQNRFRTLSKEYSELEEVVKTFLAYQQAQEDLSSAEEMLKDSDPEMREMAQEEYKEAKAQISTLEDDIQVLMLPKDPKDNNNVFLEVRAGTGGDEAAIFAGDLFRMYSRYAETKKWKVEVVTTNEGEHGGYKEVIANISGEGVYGQLKFESGVHRVQRVPETESQGRVHTSACTVAVMAEVPEAEAIEINTADIKVDTFRASGAGGQHVNKTDSAIRITHLPTGVVVECQDERSQHKNRAKAMSVLAARLQQAEDEKRHAAEASERRNLVGSGDRSERIRTYNYPQGRITDHRINLTLYRLNEVVAGDLGAVVEPLMQEHQADLLAAMGDD, via the coding sequence ATGAAAGAGTCCGTTTATCGTAAATTAGAAACCTTAGTTGAGCGCTATGAAGAAGTTCAAGCGCTACTAAGTGACCCATCGGTCATTAGTGATCAAAACCGCTTTCGTACTCTTTCAAAAGAATACTCTGAGCTTGAAGAAGTGGTGAAAACGTTTTTAGCATACCAGCAAGCACAAGAAGACTTGAGTAGCGCTGAAGAAATGCTAAAAGATTCAGATCCTGAAATGCGCGAAATGGCACAAGAAGAATATAAAGAAGCAAAAGCACAAATTTCGACTTTAGAAGACGACATTCAAGTGCTTATGTTGCCTAAAGATCCGAAAGACAATAACAACGTGTTTTTAGAAGTTCGCGCCGGAACAGGGGGCGACGAGGCCGCTATTTTTGCTGGCGACTTGTTTAGAATGTACAGCCGCTACGCAGAAACAAAAAAATGGAAAGTAGAAGTTGTGACGACCAACGAAGGTGAACATGGCGGCTACAAAGAAGTAATTGCTAACATCAGCGGTGAAGGTGTGTATGGGCAATTAAAATTTGAATCAGGCGTGCACCGTGTACAGCGCGTCCCAGAAACTGAGTCACAAGGGCGTGTACATACCTCAGCCTGTACTGTTGCTGTCATGGCTGAAGTGCCAGAAGCCGAAGCCATAGAAATTAATACCGCCGATATTAAAGTTGATACCTTTAGAGCATCGGGCGCGGGTGGACAGCACGTTAATAAAACCGACTCTGCCATTCGTATTACTCATTTACCAACCGGTGTTGTGGTTGAGTGTCAAGATGAGCGTTCTCAACATAAAAACCGTGCAAAAGCGATGTCGGTATTGGCAGCGCGTTTGCAACAGGCTGAAGATGAAAAACGTCATGCTGCTGAGGCGTCTGAACGTCGTAATTTAGTGGGCAGTGGCGATCGTTCTGAGCGTATTCGCACATACAACTATCCGCAGGGACGTATTACCGATCACCGTATTAACTTAACGCTTTATCGTTTAAACGAAGTGGTAGCTGGTGATTTAGGCGCTGTGGTTGAGCCGCTAATGCAAGAGCATCAGGCCGACTTATTAGCAGCGATGGGCGACGATTAA
- a CDS encoding FAD-dependent monooxygenase codes for MMKNMAKNNVIVVGGGMVGAAMAIKLAQQGKAVRVIEKHPIDASLVLSSDAVDIRVSAINRFSEKLLDQLGAMPLLRENRLAPYEQLEAFERGNDHLLFDCHAINTTHLGHLIENKLIQASLWQQFEQHNIEMINPSSALTAIEQNPDSITLHYNEQSYTADLVIAADGGQSQLRSKANIGITGWQYQQHCMGVLIKLDAPQQVKTWQQFTPTGPVAFLPMQAPYANLIWYDDANTLKAFKALQPSALKAHIIEKFPKLAGDFEVQSHAIFPLARQHANNYSQGRLVLVGDAAHTINPLAGQGVNLGFQDVAALAEVLRTADDVGCPLMLKEYERSRRNANLLMMSMMDACYFGFSNQIAPLKWARSTFLKLANNTGPVKNWVLKYAISGELS; via the coding sequence ATGATGAAAAACATGGCTAAAAATAATGTAATTGTAGTAGGCGGCGGCATGGTTGGTGCCGCTATGGCTATTAAATTAGCGCAACAAGGTAAAGCCGTACGTGTTATTGAAAAACACCCAATAGATGCATCACTAGTGCTTAGTAGTGATGCAGTTGATATACGTGTATCAGCTATTAACCGCTTTTCGGAAAAACTGCTTGATCAGCTTGGTGCTATGCCATTGCTGCGCGAAAATAGACTCGCTCCCTATGAGCAATTAGAAGCTTTTGAGCGTGGTAACGATCATTTATTGTTTGATTGCCATGCCATCAATACCACGCATTTAGGTCATTTAATCGAGAATAAGTTAATTCAAGCAAGCTTATGGCAGCAATTTGAGCAGCATAATATTGAAATGATTAATCCTTCATCGGCTTTAACTGCAATAGAGCAAAACCCTGATAGCATTACCTTGCACTATAACGAACAAAGCTATACTGCTGATTTAGTCATTGCAGCCGATGGTGGGCAATCACAATTACGTAGCAAAGCCAATATTGGTATAACTGGGTGGCAATATCAGCAGCATTGTATGGGCGTGCTAATAAAGCTCGATGCACCACAACAAGTTAAAACATGGCAGCAGTTTACACCTACAGGGCCTGTTGCGTTTTTACCTATGCAAGCACCTTATGCAAATTTAATTTGGTATGACGATGCAAATACCCTCAAAGCATTTAAAGCCCTACAACCTAGCGCATTAAAAGCTCATATTATTGAAAAGTTTCCCAAGCTCGCTGGTGATTTTGAAGTACAAAGCCATGCTATATTTCCTCTAGCAAGGCAGCATGCTAATAATTATTCACAAGGGCGACTCGTTTTAGTGGGTGATGCGGCGCACACCATTAATCCTCTGGCAGGACAGGGCGTTAATTTAGGCTTTCAAGATGTGGCTGCCTTAGCTGAAGTGTTGCGTACAGCTGATGATGTAGGTTGCCCGCTAATGCTTAAAGAGTACGAACGTAGTCGTCGTAACGCTAATTTATTAATGATGAGTATGATGGATGCTTGCTACTTTGGTTTCTCAAACCAAATAGCCCCATTAAAATGGGCGCGCAGCACATTTTTAAAGTTAGCTAATAATACAGGGCCGGTAAAAAACTGGGTATTAAAATACGCAATAAGTGGTGAGCTTAGTTAG
- the prmC gene encoding peptide chain release factor N(5)-glutamine methyltransferase has product MNLTVENAITTGANLLASSSDSAKLDAQVLLLNILQKPRSYLFTWPEKQLTDEQSQAFERACERRLNGEPVSHITGYREFWSLQLEVNPTTLIPRPDTETLVELALSCNVPNDAKVLDLGTGTGAIALALGSEMPTWDIIAVDRIDDAVALAKRNQKRLAINNVCVEQSNWFSALNNKKFDLIVTNPPYIEYNDKHLHQGDVRFEPLSALVADDAGLADIKQIITQSRDYLHSNGYLLIEHGFEQSAAVRHIFNQMAFINVSTVKDLGNNDRVTFGQWP; this is encoded by the coding sequence GTGAACCTCACTGTTGAAAACGCTATTACTACCGGTGCTAATTTATTAGCATCAAGTAGTGATAGCGCAAAGTTAGATGCTCAAGTACTACTGCTTAATATTTTACAAAAGCCACGTAGTTATTTATTTACTTGGCCAGAAAAACAATTAACGGATGAGCAATCACAAGCGTTTGAGCGTGCATGTGAGCGTCGTTTAAACGGCGAGCCTGTTTCGCACATTACAGGGTATCGTGAGTTTTGGAGTTTACAGCTTGAAGTAAATCCAACAACACTCATTCCTCGCCCTGATACAGAAACCTTAGTCGAGCTTGCGCTTTCATGTAATGTACCAAATGACGCCAAAGTGCTCGATTTGGGCACAGGCACTGGAGCAATTGCACTTGCGCTTGGTAGTGAAATGCCTACATGGGATATTATTGCCGTTGATCGTATTGATGATGCGGTGGCACTGGCCAAACGTAATCAAAAACGATTAGCGATAAATAATGTGTGTGTTGAACAAAGCAATTGGTTTAGCGCGTTAAATAATAAAAAATTTGATCTAATTGTAACCAACCCTCCCTATATAGAATATAACGATAAACACTTGCACCAAGGTGATGTGCGCTTTGAGCCTTTGTCTGCATTGGTTGCAGATGATGCTGGATTAGCTGATATTAAACAAATAATTACACAATCACGTGACTATTTACATTCTAATGGCTATCTTTTAATTGAACACGGATTTGAGCAAAGTGCAGCTGTTCGCCATATATTCAACCAAATGGCGTTTATAAATGTAAGCACAGTGAAAGATCTTGGTAATAATGACCGCGT
- the miaB gene encoding tRNA (N6-isopentenyl adenosine(37)-C2)-methylthiotransferase MiaB, producing MSKKLHIKTWGCQMNEYDSQKMADLLDATNGYQLTEEAADADVILLNTCSIREKAQEKVFHQLGRWKLLKDDKPDLIIGVGGCVASQEGDSIRQRAPFVDVIFGPQTLHRLPEMIKQVQGNKGSSVVDISFPEIEKFDRLPEPKAEGPSAFVSIMEGCSKYCTFCVVPYTRGEEVSRPVDDVLLEVAQLAEQGVREVNLLGQNVNAYRGDTHDGEICYFSDLIRLVAAIDGIDRIRYTTSHPVEFTPDIIDAYADVPELVDHLHLPVQSGSDRVLNLMKRGHTALEYKSTIRKLRKIRPNLSMSSDFIIGFPGESKADFEATMNLINDIGFDMSFSFIYSARPGTPAADLPDDVTEQEKKERLYLLQNRITQMAQQISRQMFDTEQRILVEGPSKKNPMELRGRTENNRVVNFVAPHTVIGQFVDVRITEALPNSLRGDLIRTESEMNLRREIAPSAILTKAASEQKTETANEIGVATFVP from the coding sequence ATGAGCAAAAAGCTGCATATTAAAACCTGGGGTTGTCAGATGAACGAATACGACTCTCAGAAAATGGCTGATCTTCTAGATGCGACCAACGGCTATCAGCTAACTGAAGAAGCTGCTGATGCTGATGTTATATTACTTAACACCTGTTCAATTCGTGAAAAAGCGCAAGAAAAAGTATTCCACCAATTAGGTCGTTGGAAGTTATTAAAAGATGACAAACCAGACCTAATTATTGGTGTTGGCGGCTGTGTAGCATCGCAAGAAGGCGATTCAATTCGTCAACGCGCGCCGTTTGTCGATGTTATTTTTGGCCCACAAACATTGCACCGTTTACCTGAAATGATCAAACAAGTGCAAGGTAACAAAGGGTCATCAGTGGTTGATATTTCATTCCCAGAGATTGAAAAATTTGACCGTCTTCCTGAGCCAAAAGCAGAAGGTCCTTCTGCGTTTGTATCAATTATGGAAGGGTGTTCTAAATACTGTACTTTTTGTGTTGTACCTTACACGCGTGGTGAAGAAGTAAGTCGCCCTGTTGATGACGTGTTATTAGAGGTTGCACAGTTAGCCGAGCAAGGCGTACGTGAAGTTAACTTACTAGGTCAAAACGTAAATGCGTACCGTGGTGATACACACGATGGTGAAATTTGCTATTTCTCAGACCTTATCCGTTTAGTAGCCGCAATTGACGGGATTGACCGTATTCGTTACACCACTTCACACCCCGTTGAGTTTACGCCTGACATAATTGATGCGTATGCCGATGTGCCTGAGCTGGTTGATCACTTACACCTTCCAGTACAAAGTGGCTCAGATCGTGTTTTAAACTTAATGAAACGCGGCCATACTGCACTTGAGTACAAATCAACTATTCGTAAGCTACGTAAAATTCGCCCTAACTTAAGTATGTCGTCAGATTTCATCATAGGTTTCCCAGGTGAAAGCAAGGCCGATTTTGAAGCGACCATGAACCTTATCAACGATATTGGTTTTGATATGAGCTTTAGCTTTATTTACAGTGCACGCCCAGGTACGCCAGCGGCCGATTTGCCAGATGACGTAACCGAGCAAGAGAAAAAAGAGCGCCTGTACTTATTACAAAACCGTATTACACAAATGGCACAGCAAATTAGCCGCCAAATGTTTGATACCGAACAACGTATTTTAGTTGAAGGTCCTTCTAAGAAGAACCCAATGGAATTACGTGGCCGAACTGAAAACAACCGTGTAGTTAACTTTGTTGCCCCACACACAGTGATCGGTCAGTTTGTCGATGTACGTATTACCGAGGCACTACCAAACTCTTTACGTGGCGATTTAATTCGTACAGAATCAGAAATGAACTTACGCCGCGAAATTGCCCCTTCTGCTATTTTAACCAAAGCAGCGAGTGAGCAGAAAACCGAGACAGCTAACGAAATTGGCGTTGCTACTTTCGTACCTTAG
- the ychF gene encoding redox-regulated ATPase YchF translates to MGFKCGIVGLPNVGKSTLFNALTKAGIEAANFPFCTIEPNTGVVPVPDPRLDELAKIVNPQRILTTSMEFVDIAGLVKGASKGEGLGNQFLANIRETDAIGHVVRCFEDENVIHVAGTIDPADDIDVINTELVLADMDSADKAMFRNAKKAKGGDKDAKEQNAVLEKVKVHLDEGLTLRSLALTKEEKAAIAPINFLTIKPTMYIANVAEDGFENNPLLDRVREIAAAEDAVVVPVCAAIESELSELDEEDKLEFMADLGLEEPGLNLVIRGGYELLHLQTYFTAGVKEVRAWTIPVGATAPQAAGKIHTDFERGFIRAQTIAFDDFIAFKGESGAKEAGKMRQEGKEYIVKDGDVMNFLFNV, encoded by the coding sequence ATGGGTTTTAAATGTGGCATCGTTGGCTTGCCTAATGTTGGTAAATCAACACTTTTCAATGCATTGACTAAAGCGGGTATTGAAGCCGCTAACTTTCCTTTTTGTACCATTGAACCTAATACAGGTGTGGTACCGGTGCCAGATCCTCGCCTAGACGAACTTGCTAAAATTGTTAACCCACAACGTATTCTTACAACCAGTATGGAATTTGTGGATATTGCAGGTTTAGTTAAAGGTGCATCGAAAGGTGAAGGCCTAGGCAATCAGTTTTTAGCAAATATCCGTGAAACAGATGCGATTGGCCATGTAGTTCGTTGTTTTGAAGATGAAAACGTTATTCACGTAGCGGGTACTATCGACCCTGCTGACGATATTGACGTGATCAACACCGAGCTAGTTCTTGCTGATATGGACAGTGCTGATAAAGCAATGTTCCGTAATGCAAAAAAAGCAAAAGGTGGCGATAAAGACGCTAAAGAGCAAAATGCGGTACTTGAAAAAGTAAAAGTGCATCTTGATGAAGGCTTAACTTTACGTTCTTTAGCGCTAACAAAAGAAGAAAAAGCAGCCATTGCACCTATTAACTTCTTAACTATTAAGCCAACTATGTATATTGCTAACGTGGCTGAAGACGGATTTGAAAATAACCCATTGCTAGATCGTGTCCGTGAAATAGCGGCTGCTGAAGATGCGGTTGTTGTGCCTGTGTGTGCAGCTATCGAATCTGAGCTATCTGAGCTTGACGAAGAAGACAAATTAGAGTTTATGGCTGACCTTGGTCTTGAAGAGCCAGGACTTAACCTTGTTATTCGTGGTGGCTATGAGCTACTACATTTGCAAACTTACTTTACTGCGGGTGTAAAAGAAGTACGTGCATGGACTATCCCAGTGGGTGCAACAGCGCCACAAGCAGCGGGTAAAATTCATACCGACTTTGAACGTGGCTTTATCCGCGCACAAACAATTGCTTTTGATGACTTTATTGCATTTAAAGGTGAAAGCGGTGCAAAAGAAGCAGGTAAAATGCGCCAAGAAGGGAAAGAGTACATTGTTAAAGATGGCGATGTAATGAACTTCTTGTTCAACGTATAA
- a CDS encoding 50S ribosomal protein L25/general stress protein Ctc produces the protein MSNTTYTYDAELRVETGTGASRRLRREDKVPAILYGADKEAVSLTFAHKDMIKAQEDEGFYTHILTLNVGGEKVEAILKDIQRHPFKPKLTHLDFQRVDATHKLVTKVPLHFIGEEKVTKLGATVVHQLTEVEISCLPKSLPEFIEVDVSDLVAGDSIHLTDLAFPKGVQSVELGKGEGHDQSIVTIKANKAAPTEDDASDAAE, from the coding sequence ATGTCTAACACAACTTATACTTATGACGCTGAACTTCGCGTAGAAACTGGTACTGGTGCGAGCCGCCGCCTACGTCGCGAAGACAAAGTGCCGGCAATCCTTTATGGAGCTGATAAAGAAGCGGTATCGCTTACTTTTGCTCATAAAGATATGATCAAAGCACAAGAAGACGAAGGCTTTTACACTCACATCCTTACATTAAATGTAGGTGGCGAGAAAGTTGAAGCAATCTTAAAAGATATCCAACGTCACCCTTTCAAGCCTAAGCTTACTCACCTTGATTTCCAACGTGTAGACGCAACTCATAAACTAGTAACTAAGGTTCCTTTACACTTCATCGGTGAAGAGAAAGTAACTAAGTTAGGTGCAACTGTTGTTCACCAGTTAACTGAAGTTGAGATTTCTTGTCTTCCTAAGTCACTTCCAGAATTCATCGAAGTAGACGTATCTGATCTTGTTGCTGGTGATTCAATCCACCTTACAGATCTTGCGTTCCCTAAAGGTGTTCAATCTGTTGAGCTTGGTAAAGGCGAAGGCCACGATCAGTCTATCGTTACTATCAAAGCTAACAAAGCAGCTCCAACTGAAGACGACGCTTCAGACGCTGCAGAATAA
- the lolB gene encoding lipoprotein insertase outer membrane protein LolB yields MTRQYLILTLLFVFLTGCVSKNNYKTELYEDWKLRLGEQKTWQVDGKLAFISPDERQSANLNWQQTQNSNHLVLTTFIGTRILSLKQTAVGAELIFDNQPYFDSNASALLQRLTGFTLPVNNAGPWLKATIDDHTLEIDQLGRAKSVLWFDDNGKKWQISYTSYVQKYGFWLPNALTLTHEKIKIKIKLYDWQFN; encoded by the coding sequence TTGACTCGACAATATTTGATTTTAACACTGCTATTTGTATTTTTAACCGGCTGCGTGAGTAAAAACAATTACAAAACAGAGCTTTACGAAGACTGGAAGTTACGCCTTGGCGAGCAAAAAACTTGGCAAGTAGACGGTAAACTTGCGTTTATTAGCCCAGATGAGCGCCAATCTGCCAACTTAAATTGGCAACAAACACAAAATAGTAATCATTTAGTGTTAACCACGTTTATTGGCACACGGATTTTATCGCTTAAACAAACCGCAGTCGGCGCCGAATTAATCTTTGATAACCAACCGTATTTTGATAGTAACGCCAGTGCACTTTTACAACGTTTAACAGGGTTTACTTTACCGGTTAATAACGCAGGCCCATGGTTAAAAGCTACCATTGACGATCACACCCTAGAAATTGATCAGTTAGGGCGTGCTAAAAGCGTGTTATGGTTTGATGATAATGGCAAAAAGTGGCAAATAAGTTACACAAGTTACGTCCAAAAATACGGTTTTTGGTTACCGAATGCTTTAACCTTAACCCATGAAAAGATTAAAATTAAAATCAAACTCTATGACTGGCAGTTTAACTAA
- the pth gene encoding aminoacyl-tRNA hydrolase → MNSIQMLVGLANPGPEYANTRHNAGAWFIQELAARYNCTLKHDPKYHGLTGKVIIQGKEFKLLIPTTYMNLSGKAVSSLANFFKIPVEDILVAHDELDLDPGVAKLKKGGGHGGHNGLKDIIAKMANQKDFMRLRIGVGHPGHREMVTGWVLGKAAKDDQEKMDAAVDEAVRCMEILAKDGVLKAQNRLHSFKP, encoded by the coding sequence TTGAATTCTATTCAAATGCTTGTGGGCCTGGCTAATCCAGGCCCCGAATACGCAAATACACGCCACAACGCAGGTGCTTGGTTCATTCAAGAACTCGCTGCACGCTACAACTGCACGCTAAAACACGACCCTAAATATCACGGCCTTACTGGCAAAGTGATTATTCAAGGCAAAGAATTCAAATTACTGATCCCCACCACTTACATGAACTTAAGTGGCAAAGCGGTGAGTAGTTTAGCCAATTTTTTTAAAATCCCCGTGGAAGACATACTTGTTGCCCATGATGAATTGGATTTAGACCCGGGCGTTGCTAAATTAAAAAAAGGCGGGGGACATGGCGGTCATAATGGCTTAAAAGACATTATTGCAAAAATGGCAAATCAAAAAGACTTTATGCGCTTACGCATAGGTGTAGGTCATCCAGGACATCGCGAAATGGTCACCGGTTGGGTGCTTGGTAAAGCAGCCAAGGACGATCAAGAAAAAATGGATGCCGCAGTTGATGAAGCAGTTCGTTGTATGGAAATACTTGCTAAAGACGGTGTGTTAAAAGCACAAAACAGACTACATTCGTTTAAACCCTAA
- a CDS encoding ribose-phosphate pyrophosphokinase encodes MPDMKLFAGNATPDLAQKVAKRLYIELGDAVVGRFSDGEISVQINENVRGSDVFILQSTCAPTNDNLMELIVMVDALRRASAGRITAVIPYFGYARQDRRVRSARVPITAKVVADFLSSVGVDRVLTVDLHAEQIQGFFDVPVDNVFGSPVLLEDMKNRDFDDVVVVSPDIGGVVRARAIAKLLNDTDLAIIDKRRPQANVSQVMHIIGDVEGRDCIIVDDMIDTGGTLCKAAEALKEHGAKRVFAYATHPILSGTAAENLRNSVIDEVIVTDSIPLSDELKALDIVKVLTLADMLAETIRRISNEESISAMFEH; translated from the coding sequence GTGCCTGACATGAAGCTCTTCGCTGGTAACGCAACACCTGACCTAGCTCAAAAAGTTGCAAAACGTTTATATATTGAATTAGGCGATGCTGTTGTTGGCCGTTTTAGTGACGGTGAGATCAGTGTTCAAATTAATGAAAATGTTCGTGGCTCGGATGTTTTTATCTTGCAATCAACCTGTGCCCCTACTAACGATAACCTGATGGAACTTATCGTAATGGTTGATGCGTTACGCCGTGCATCTGCCGGTCGTATCACTGCTGTTATCCCTTATTTTGGTTATGCTCGTCAAGATCGTCGCGTACGTTCTGCCCGTGTACCAATTACAGCTAAAGTGGTTGCGGATTTCTTATCAAGTGTAGGTGTTGACCGCGTTCTTACGGTTGATTTACACGCTGAGCAAATCCAAGGCTTCTTTGATGTACCAGTGGATAACGTATTTGGTAGCCCTGTACTATTAGAAGATATGAAAAACCGCGACTTTGATGACGTGGTTGTTGTATCACCTGATATTGGTGGCGTGGTGCGTGCCCGTGCAATTGCAAAACTATTAAACGATACCGACTTAGCAATTATCGATAAACGTCGCCCTCAAGCTAACGTTTCTCAAGTAATGCACATTATTGGTGACGTTGAAGGCCGCGATTGTATTATTGTTGATGACATGATTGATACCGGTGGTACATTGTGTAAAGCAGCTGAAGCCCTTAAAGAGCATGGTGCTAAACGTGTATTTGCTTACGCTACTCACCCTATTCTTTCTGGTACAGCTGCAGAAAACTTACGTAACTCTGTGATTGACGAAGTGATTGTAACTGACTCAATTCCACTGTCTGACGAACTAAAAGCGCTTGATATTGTTAAAGTATTAACGCTTGCAGATATGTTAGCAGAGACTATTCGTCGCATTAGCAACGAAGAATCTATCTCGGCAATGTTTGAACACTAA